AATATTATTCTATACAATTATTAGGATCTGGTGCTATATTAAATCTTGTACGAAAAGCTGCGAAAATTTTATTTGAAAGTTATAATATTGGTTCAGATGTTTATAGCGTCACATCATTTACAGAGTTAGCTAGAAATGGGCAAGATTGCGATCGCTGGAATATGTTACATCCTGCTCAAAAATCTAAAGTTCCATATGTTTCTAAAATTATGAATAATAATATTGCTCTTGCTGTAACAGATTATATGAAGTTATATGCTGAACAAATTAGAAAATATGTTCCTTCTATATCTTATAGTGTATTAGGAACTGACGGTTATGGTCGTTCAGATAGTCGAGAAAATTTACGTCAATATTTTGAAATTGATGAACATTATATCGTTATAGCAGTATTAAAAGAGTTATCTAAATTCGGAAAAATAGATGTTCAAGTAGTTTTAGACGCTATTAAAAAATTTAATATTAATATTGATAAAATAAATCCGCGTTTAGTATAGGAGTATAAATTAAAGTGAACGTTGTTATTAAAGTACCTGATATTGGGATAGAAGAAGCGGAAGTAATTGAAGTTTTAGTAAAAATAAATGATGAAGTAAATGTAGATCAAGGTTTGATTATTGTAGAAGGTCAAAAAGCATCAATAGAAGTTCCATCTTTATATCATGGTATAATAAAAAGCATTGATGTTAAAATTGGTGATATAGTGAAAATTGATTCTCCAATTGTTACATTAAAAATTTTTGAGAAAAAAAATCAGAAAGAAGATATTAACAATTTTACTGCTAAAAACAAGGATGTGAAATCTATTCATTCTGTGAATAATGATTCTAATATATATAATGAAAAAAAAGAAAAAAAAAATTTTTATTCCACATATTCATCGCCTTCAATAAAAAGATTATGTCGTAAGTTAAATATTTCAATTTTGGATATTAAAGGTTCAGGAAGAAAAAATAGAATTTTAAAGAAAGACGTGCAAGAATATTTTTCTCATTTGAAAAAAATTAATTTACAAAATGATGATTTGAAAAATATAGATAAAAAAGGTAAAACACATTCTTTAAGTTCAAGAGAAGAAATAATATATTTAAGTAAAATACAACAATTTTCTGGTTCGCGTTTATCAGAAAATTGGAAAAATATTCCTCATGTTACTCAGTTTGATAAAATTGATATAACTAGTCTTGAAAATTTTAGAAAAAAAGTGAATAAAAATTTAAATAAAAAAAATATCAGATTAACGTTATTACCTTTTATTATAAAAGCGATTTCGATAAACTTAATTAAATATAAAAAATTTAATAGTTATTTGCATAAAAAAAAAGATCGAATTATTTTAAAAAAAGAAATTAATATAGGAATAGCTGTAAACACTGAAAATGGAATTATTGTTCCAGTTTTGAAAAATGTAAATCAAAAAACAATTTTAGAGATTTCTAGTGAGTTAATTTCTTTATCAAAAAAAGCGCAAAAAAATACGTTGTTAATACACGAAATGAAAGATAGTAGTTTTACAATCTCTAATTTAGGAGGTTTTGGAGGAATGGAATTCACTCCTATTATCAATTTTCCAGAAGTAGCGATATTAGGAGTATCTCGAGCTAAAATTGAACCATTATGGAAA
Above is a window of Buchnera aphidicola (Sipha maydis) DNA encoding:
- a CDS encoding 2-oxo acid dehydrogenase subunit E2, with product MNVVIKVPDIGIEEAEVIEVLVKINDEVNVDQGLIIVEGQKASIEVPSLYHGIIKSIDVKIGDIVKIDSPIVTLKIFEKKNQKEDINNFTAKNKDVKSIHSVNNDSNIYNEKKEKKNFYSTYSSPSIKRLCRKLNISILDIKGSGRKNRILKKDVQEYFSHLKKINLQNDDLKNIDKKGKTHSLSSREEIIYLSKIQQFSGSRLSENWKNIPHVTQFDKIDITSLENFRKKVNKNLNKKNIRLTLLPFIIKAISINLIKYKKFNSYLHKKKDRIILKKEINIGIAVNTENGIIVPVLKNVNQKTILEISSELISLSKKAQKNTLLIHEMKDSSFTISNLGGFGGMEFTPIINFPEVAILGVSRAKIEPLWKKNKFIPRLLLPISLSYDHRVIDGVDGALFIKNFNKNLKNFYKIFF